The Bacillus sp. Bos-x628 genome segment TTCATCAAAGCAGGTGCTTTTTCATATCACTTATACGTGCCCGCTGAAAACATATCGTTTAATTCCGCTGCACGTTTTGTCGCTGATTTCACACAATCGACAATAGCTTCTTCAAAATGGTACGAAGCGAGTGTGTTCAGCCCAGCTTCTGTTGTTCCGCCTTCGCTTGTGATTTCTTTGCGTAGTTCAGCAGGTTCTTTTCCGCTCTCCTGAAGCATATTGGCAGCGCCTGCAATCATTTGGCAAATGAGTAATTTCGCTGTTGCTTGCTCCATACCAAGCTCAGAAGCTGCTCGTTCCATTCCTTCAATCAAATGATAAATGAAAGCAGGACCGCTTCCTGCTATGGCTGTGACAGCATTTAGCTGTGACTCATCTAATACGGTCACATGACCAATGGTTTCAAACAGTTTGACTGCCTTTTCCTTTTGTTCCTTTGTGACTTCATCGCTTATGGCAATGCCTGTCGCTGATTGCTGAATAGCTGCAGACGTGTTAGGCATGGCACGAACCACCGCCATTTTTTCCCCAGCATAATGTTGAATCGTCTCAATTGAAATACCAGCTAAAATTGAAATGATAAGCTGTCCCTTTAAATATGGTCTTACGTCAGAAATGCCGCTTTCTGCATCCTTCGGCTTCAAAGCAAAAACAAGTATATCTGCTTGTTCATAAATAAAGGAACGGGAGAAATCCGTTTTGACCCCGTAGCGCACCTTTAATTCCTCTAACCGTTTTTCGTTTGTTTTATTTGTCACAATAATGTCCTCATTTGACATGAGTCCGCTTTTTAATAAACCTTTGATCATAGACTCGGCCATTGAACCTGCACCGATAAATCCAATTTTACTCATAAGCTGCTCCTCCTTGTAGAAAATAAAAAAACCTCTCGCCTGCAAAGGACGAAAGGTATTTCGCGGTACCACCCTCAATTAGCATGCAAACATGCATACTCAGCTCTAGTCCCTTAACGCGGGAAACGTTTAGGTTTGCCTAACAGCTCAAAGGGCAGGTTCAGCAAATAAGAGGATGGTGAAGTCTTACAGCCAAGGAACTTCACTCTCTTGCATCATTATTTTGCTTACTAATCCTTGTCATCGCACATCTTATATTTGTTGTTCATTATGCAACGATGGACAAGTTTGTGTCAATAGGAGCTGATAAAAAAATTGACCATTTAAACAACATGACAGTCTGCCTTTTGCAAGATACAATAAATAAAGAGGTGTGAATAGATTTGAGTCACGAGTTAAAAAGCAGGAGATGACGTATAAAAGTGAAAGAAGACATCATTCAGTTATCAATCCCCACACCGTTTGCCGTTGGGGATGTCCATGCATATGTATTAAAAGGAGAGGCTGTGACCCTAGTGGATTGCGGACCTATGACAATAGAGGCGCAGCAAGCCTTTGTTACGCAATTAAAACAACATCATTTGTGCATTGAAGATATAGATCAAGTGGTCTTGACTCATCATCATGCAGATCATGTCGGTCTCTTAGATATGATGAAACCCGAGATACGTGTGCTTGGACATCAGGTGAATGAACCATATATTAGTCGGGATCCTCAGTTTATGCAGCGCCAAATTGACTTTATGGATACGTATTTTCAGCAATTAGGTGTGCCGCTTCATCAAAATGAATGTGAGAGAATTGTGAAGCAGTCCTATACATATTCCTGTACTGCACATCTTGACAGCGTGCTTAAGGAAGGGGATCGTATAAAGGGACATGAGCACTTCCTTGTAGTGGAAACTCCGGGTCATGCACAGTCTCATCTTTCCTTTTTAGATGAAGTGACGGGGAACTTCATTGGTGGTGATTTGCTTTTAACAACCATTTCCTCTAATCCGTTAATGGAAGCACCAGATGAAGGGCAGGAGCGTCAAAAATCGTTGATTCAATATAAAAAATCACTTCATCGATTATTGACTTGGCCAATCAAGACCATCTATCCAGGTCACGGTCAGCTAATTACTTCTCATCATGAATTGATAAAAGAACGTTTTAAGAAACAAGAGAAACGAGCTCATACTATCTATCAGTTGCTCCAACGAAAAGAAATGACAGCTTTTCACCTATGCCGCACGCTGTTTCCTGTTTTATATGAAGAGGCATTATTTTTAACCATGTCTGAAACAGTAGGTCAGCTAGATGTGCTCAAAGCGGCTGGACAAATTGAAGAAATAGAAAAAGATGGGATACTCTATTACCAAGCAAACTAAGGAGTGAAGCGCATGGGACGATTAAAAGGAAAGAGAATATGGATGACGGGTGCTTCTAGCGGAATCGGTGAAAAAATGGCCTATTTGGCATCAGAGCAAGGAGCAGAGGTCATCATTTCTGCAAGAAGAATAGAAAAACTAACAGATGTGAAAGAAAAGATTATCAATGCTGGAGGAGTTTGTCAAATCGTTGAACTTGATGTGAGTCAGCTTGAGCAAATTGATCGCGCGTATGAAGAGGTAGGACCTGTTGATATTTTGGTCAACAATGCCGGCTTTGGCTTATTCGATCTAGTAGAAGATGCATCTATTGAAGAAATGATTTCTATGTTTGAGGTCAATGTATTTGGTCTTATCGCCTGCACGAAAAAAGTGATACCTGATATGAAAAAAAGAGGGCAGGGTCATATTATCAATATTGCGTCTCAAGCAGGAAAAATCGCAACACCTAAATCAGCGATCTACTCAGCATCAAAGCATGCAGTGCTCGGTTTTTCAAACAGTCTTAGAATGGAGCTTGCAGACTTTGGTATCCACGTCACAACGGTGAACCCAGGGCCGATTGCAACAGACTTCTTTACCATTGCTGATCGTAGTGGTGAATATGTGAAGAACGTTGATTTCATCATGCTCAGTGCTGACAAGGTAGCAGGAAAGGTCGTTTCAGCGATGATGACCAAAAGAAGAGAAATTAATTTACCCGGTTGGATGAATGCTAGTAGCAAATTGTATCTGCTTTTCCCATTCTTATTTGAAAAAGCGGTGCGTAAAGCGATGATGAAAAAGTAAAAAATGACAGAAACCGGTCATGAACTGGTTTCTTTTTCTGCTTAATGAGGCTTAATATTGGCAACACCAAAAACATGAAACAGACTGGGCGACGGCTTTTACTGTGATATCTATAAGACGGCCAATGAAGTAGGGGAGTCTGCACGATCTATATGAGTAAATCTCTCCTTTTTCTAAAGCGACAATGTGGGCGTCTGAATCCTCTCTGTATATTTTTGCATGGCAGCTCATTCCTGCTGCATCTCCGCCAATTATCACATACTTCATTTGGTGTGCTCCCTTCTGTCTATCCAACTGAATCCCCTTATTGACCCTCTTTTTCATTCTTTTTTTCATAAAAGGAGCAAACTTTAGCTTAAAATAAAGACAGCGCCTTCATTTTAAGCTACAATCGGATTATCGTTTTTTTGTATATGAGTTTAGTGAAGATTGGTGGGAAAGAACTTGGGTGAAGAACGACTGAATTTTAATACACTATATACACGCCATACGAGAGATGCTTGGGCAGCTCTTGGGGAACATATGCCGGTGTCTGTTTCAGAAGAGGAAGCAAGAGCGCTTCAAGGATTAAACGATTATTTATCGCTTGAAGAAGTTCAGGAGATTTACATACCACTTATTCGTTTTCTTACATTACATGTATTTGCAGAAAAACAAAAAAACCAGCATGTCAATGCTTTTTTGAACTATCCACATGATGCCAAAATCCCCTTTTTAATTGGGATTGCTGGAAGTGTAGCCGTTGGTAAGAGTACGACCGCACGTATTATTGAAACTCTTTTATCAAGACTTGGAGATGGGCTGAAGGTGAGCCTTGTCACAACCGATGGCTTTTTGTATCCTCAAAAAGAGCTAAGAGAGAGAGGTCTTATGGAAAAGAAGGGATTTCCGGAAAGCTATGATGTCAAAGCATTGCTCTCATTTTTAAATGAATTAAAATCGGGTAAACAAATCGTACGTGCACCGGTTTATTCTCATTTAACCTACGACCGACTCGAAGGAGTTTATGAAACAGTGGAGGATGCAGATATTGTCATCATTGAAGGGATCAATGTCCTTCAATCACCAGCGCTAGATGATTTGAAAGATGAACCTCGTGTGTTTGTATCAGATTTCTTTGATTTCTCTATTTATGTGGATGCCGCTGAAATGCAGATTCAATCTTGGTATAAAGAACGTTTTCGTTTGCTTCGAGAAACAGCCTTCCAAGACCCTGAATCATTTTTTCATCAATACAAAGATTTGACCGACGAAGAGGCTGATCAGATGGCAAGTACGATTTGGAATACAGTAAATCGTCCTAATTTATATGAAAATATTTTGCCGACAAAATATAGAGCAGATCTGATTTTAAAAAAAGGTGCTCAGCATAAGGTGGAAGAGATCGCAATACGCCGAGTATAATTAAAATACCGCTCATGTTAGAAAGGGTTTGAGCTTGTCGACAAAATCGACAAGCTTTTTTCTTTCTGTTGAGCTATTCAACCTCTTATATTTTCGTGATTGAAAGCGAAAAAAACCCTTTACAGTCTGAAAATCTCATGTTTTTAATGGTCTGCACGGATGTTAACAGCAACGCTCGCCTCAGATCTTTTCCGCAGCCGGTAGTATCCGATAAGTAAGAATGGAACGCCTGCAATGGTGATGATCGAAAGGACAGAAAAAATTGAAAGGGGGTTCGCTGCCCCGAAAAAGTCAATGCACATGCCGCCAACCCATGGTCCGATGACACTGCCGAGCTGAGAAAACCCCACTGCACCAAAGTACGATCCCTTCACTTCAGGCTTTGCAATATTGTCGATAAAGAGATCCATCATGGCAAATAGCAACACTTCTCCGATGGTAAAGATCACAATGATAAAGGCAAGCGTACCGAGACTTTGTGAGAAAGCAATAGCAAACAAGCTACCTGCAATGAGAACATTTCCGGCGGTCAAAGACAAAATGGTAGAGTAACGCTTGGCGATCAAAAGGAGCGGGTATTGAACCACAATGACAACGACAGCATTTAATGATAAAAGATATCCAAACAGCTTAGGACCGTCCTCAATAAAAGGAGAAGCCGATAAATATTGAGGCAACGTCGAGCTTAGTTGTGAATAGCCGAACGAACATAAAATAATACCGATCAGGATAATGGTAAAGACTGTGTCCTTCTGGATAATGGAAAGGGCTTTTTTGATACTAATTTGTTTGATGCTTGCTGGAGTGGCAACCGGATGTTTCTTGAATTGCCATGCAAGAGTTAATCCGTACAGAAAGTAAATGAAAGCAGCAGCAAGAAACGGAATGGTGGTTTTTGATGACCCAAGATATAAGCCAAGAAGTGGACCAAAGATAACGCCAATGTTAATTGCTGTGTACCTTAAATTGAATACAAACAACCGAATGCTCGGTGGTGTGACATCTGATAAGAGTGCTTTAGAAGTTGGTTCAAAAAGTGCCCGGCAAAGTCCGTTTAGTGCGTTCATGACAAAGAATACCCAGATGGCATCTGCAAACGCAAAACCGACAAAGACAAGTGTCCAGCCGAAGATGGACATGAGCATGACTTTTTTTCTGCCAATTCGGTCGGAAATGTAGCCGCCGTAAAAGCTCGCAACGATTCCAATGAGCGAGCTGACAGCGATGATGAATCCCGCAGAAGAGGCTGTTGCCCCTTTGACTTGTGTCAAATAAACGGCTAAAAATGGGATGCTCATGGATGTCGCCATTCGGCCGAATATGGTGCCGATAATGATCGTCCAGCTTAGTGGATGTAAAGTACGTAAGTTATTTTTCATCCTGTTTCTCCCCTGAGTTTGTAAGATGTTCCAATCATACATGAAAAATTGTGTAAATTAAATACACAATTTAATGTAGGAAACAAAGTCATGTGGCAAGAAATTCATAGAGAACTTCCTGAATATGATTGTACATCCTCTTTTGGTACATCCTTTTGCCGATTTTTTAAGGTCGCGCTGAGCATTGATTTTTCAGAAGAGCTGAACAGGTGGTTTTCCACACATTGCCGTAAGCCCTGATCGAGCATTTTTTCAAGCAATCTTTCATCCATTTTGATTTTCCTTGTATTTTACAAATCAAGACAGTCTGCTCTTGATTCAATCGCTACAATTTGCTGCAAGGAAAGCTCCAGAACATCTTCATCATTCACCATTTTCACGCGCTTGGTTTCATAATGAATGGCTTTGACCCATCCCCAAAACTGCGCTTTAATGCCTGAAGATACATATGTAATGGAAATCGCTTGATCCTCGGTAATCGACTGCATCATAAGAAAATTCATGTCCTCGAGCTGATCAGCACTTAGCGGAAGGGGGACGTATTCTTTTTTCTTTCGTTTTTGAGCAAGTAGCTGTTCTCGATGCTCTGGCAGCATCATTCGGCTTGATTCCCACATGATGTTGTATCCTGGTGTTAGTTTATTGGGATTCATGGTTATTCACCTCCGCTATTTATAATGACCGCCAATTTTCTCAGCACGGTGATAAGCTTGCCCAGCGGTTGTCAGTGACGAAGCGTGCAGTAATGAAGCAGGTCCGTATTTGAAATGAATCTCATCAAATACTTTGCTTAGTTTGTCTTTTTTTAGATGATGATCAAATAAAGTCAGCTGATATTCATTGTCAGGCTTGAGTTGAGAGAGGGTGATGCCGACACGACGAATGGGCTGGCCATCCCAGTGCTGCTGACACAATTGAATGGCTGCCTCTGCAATATCTACCCCGTACTGGGTGGGAGAGTGGAGTTTGATTTGTCTGTGAAATCCTGTAGGATGCGAAAAATCAGCTCCTCTTACACCGACAGAGACCGTCTGTCCAAGATAGTGCTTAAAACGTGCACGTCTTGCCACCTCTTCACTCAATTCAAGGAGTGCCACTTTGATCTCCTCAAAGGATGAATAATCATGCGGCAAGGTCATGTGATGTCCAATCGCTTTTTGCTGATCATGTGTATGAACGGTTACAGGAGAAGGATCGTGGCCTAAAGCTGTCCGCTGCAAAAGTTCTCCATTAATGCCCCAGCGTTTTTTTAACCGGTCTAATGGATAAGTGGCCAGCGTACCGATTGTGCTGATGCCCATTCGTTTTAGATGATGTTCCATTCGTTTGCCAACTCCAAATAATTTTCCGATCGGAAGCGGCCATAAATCAGCAGCGATTCGATCTGAACTGAGCTCATAAATACCTGATGTATTCTTTTTAGCAAAATGGTCACAAGCCATTTTAGCGAGTACTTTATTAGGACCGATGCCAACACGTGCATAAATGCCGGTCTGATTCATAATGGTCGTCTGTATGTTTTGAGCGATATCGCGGGGAGAGCCCAATAATGTGAGACTGCCAGTAATATCAAGAAACTGCTCATCAATTGAATAGGGCTCAACAAGATCTGTGTATTGCTCAAGCAGTTCTGTAATCATGACAGATACATCAAGATAACGCTGCATACGGGGACGAACCACAACTGCTTCGGGACATTTCTCCTGTGCTTCCCATAATCTTGATGCATTTTGTACGCCTCGTTTCTTGGCGAGAGGGCATGCTGCAAGCACAACCCCACTTCGCCGCTTTGGATCTCCTGAGACAATGAGTGGCACATGCTCCAAGTGAGGAGCTTCTATCTTCTCTACTGATGCATAAAATGACTGCATATCGACAAGTAGAATTGCTCTTTCATTCATTGCTTTCCACCTCTAAGAACGTATGTTCGTTTTTTATTGTAACCAATAGAAGGTGAAATAGATACTGGTAAATCATTCATATCTTTGAGTGCTTGATGGTGAAATGGAAAATGAAGGAGTGATACCATAAATGGTGGGTGGAAAGTTGTCGATTCATATAGGAGCAAACGATTTATTTATTTGGAGATAATCCGTATTGTCCGATAGTAATAGAAAAAGAGGTCAACAAAAAGTATAAATCAGGTGTTTGGAGACCCTCTTATTTGATATTGCGTGTCAGTTTGTTGTTTTATTTAAAATAGCAAAGGAATGATATATAAATACTGCTATATATTTATGCTATATCATCTTTTTTTCATACAGAGAACCATCATTACCGATTTTTTTGTTAATGAAAAAGGAAAGATCGTGAATTATACGATGCTTTTTAAGAATGTATTAATCATATTCACACTCATGATTTTAGTAAAGTATGACAAACTTTCGCTTATCACGTTTGGTGTAGCGAATTTATTCTATTTAATGCTCGAAACCATTGTGCTCACGATTGTGAAAACGACGAAATTTTCTAATGGAAAAATAAAGTAAATATGACAGAAGCTGAATCATAAGCGATTTCGTTTATAATTCAGCTTTTTTCTGTACTTTTGATAAAAGACGAAGTGTCTCACACTTCGTCTACGCAAATTAAATGTAATCTCAGGTATGTGCCATGGTGTGGAAGGTTTGAAGCGGTTCAGAGCGCAAACGGTAAGCTGTGAGTTTTTTCTTTGGCTTATGGGTATACTGCCGAACCACATCCACATGGTCATCGTAATGAAACAAATAAAGGGTCACATCCTGCTTGCCAAGCTTCGTTTGCATCATAAGCGGCGTCGGCCCGTCATTCGGTTGCAGAAAACGCTTTTCATCTCCAGGATAAATATAGTAGCGTTCAATAAAGATCGCTTCATTAAAATGTTGAATAATTTCAGATTTTTGTTGATCGCCTATCGGGCGACCTTGAAAAGTTATGTTTGTTTGATCACCTGTTACTTTTGCATGCACCGCAAAACGACTGAGCAGGCGTTCAACAACACCAGAAGGCAGCGAGGTGACAAGCAGCTTCAAAAGACTAAACACAACAAGCGAACTAACGACCCAAACCAATATCATCATCTCCAATAAACACATTTCTAACCCTTTCCATACGAACCATCTTACCATACGAAAGAGTGAAACTTTTGCACAAAAAGTGAACTTTTTGAAATAAGTGTGAAGATTTGAAAGGAGATGGCGGCTGACTGAAAGAACAGAAATCCCTCAAACTTTAAACTTAGGGGGCTTTCAGTCTGTCTTTACAAATAATTGATCGGACAGGTAGACAATTAAAACAATCGCTTTTTTGTGAAAAAAAAGAGAGCGGTAAAGCCAAAAATGAAAAGGAGCGAAGTCATCATGATACGTTAAGTGAAGCCATCAGATTTTTACGATGTCACATCTGTCATTCAAAGCTGGTGGAGAGGCAGAGATTTGCGTGAAAAACTGCCAAAGCTATTTTTTGAACATTTTCAGCAAACAAGTTTTGTCGTCGTTGAAAAAGGAACTGATCGGCTTTTTAGTCGGTTTTCTATCACAATCTCATTCAGATGAAGATTTACTTTGTTGGAGTACATCCAGACCACCGCAAACTAAAGATCCACAAAATCCTCTATCAAGTGTTTTATGAAGCTACTAAAAAGGAAGAACAACGATAAAGGCTGTAACAGCGCCGAGCAATAAAGTCTGATCGAGAATGGGCATAGTTCATGAGAATGTTTAATTGATAATTGATATGTTACAATATAATAATCAACGAAAAAAGGATGTTCGTCATGTATATTCAAATAACAGAGTCGGCAGCATCATTTATAGAAAAACGACAAGCAGAACATGAAACAAACGAACTGCTTCTTCGCTATGATTCAGATGGATGTGGCTGTGCGGTAAGCGGTGTACCAATGATTTGGTTCACAAGTGAAAGAACAGGTGAGTGGGAAGAGCTCAAGCATAATCAATCATTTAAGCTGTATATACACATAGCACAAAAGGTATTTTTTGATGAGGAAATGACGATTGATTTTAATGAAAAAGCCAATACACTCATGTTGAAAAGTCCTCAACAAATACTCAGCCCGAGAATGGGTATACTTGTAAAGTAAGGTGGAAATGTAGTGGATCAAAAGCTAAAAGTGATACAAAATACGGCACAGAATAAAACGTGGGTGTCGTTTTTAAATAACAATCATCCCTATAGCCTTTTGCACTGGTCAATAGGTGGAATGGATTCAGTCAAAAAGGATGTTTGGCTCCTTCAAGATGAAGTCACATTTGAAACGGAAGAATTTCCAACGCTCGAATTAGCAGTAAATTGGATTAAAGAGAATATGGAACAAGTGACAGATGTTTTATAAAAGCCCTTTATTGAAAAGGGTTTTTTTCGTACGTTTATGATCTCATCAAACAAGAAGACTGTCTAATTTGAAAAATGATCTTATTAAACGACAAAAAACTGTTTTCATATGACATTTTGACAAAATGAAAAGATAGTAATGAAACGAATAGAGCTGTAAATGCCGAAAAATAGGCAATGGAAACGTTTATTGCGGGATACCGAAAACTTTGCAAAAAATGACTTTTCATATTTTTCCATTCGAGGAAATATGATAGAATACAACATGTATCGTATATGAGGAGGGAGGTGCTAAATGAATTGAAGCTCAAGCTGTCATCGCCTCAGGTTGGAATTAAAATTAACGAATGGTATAGGCAGATTTGTGGATTTCATGTCATGAAAGCAGAGAGGTTGAAGGCCGAAATCGAGCAGGAAATTCTTGAGATGGAACAGGATCAAAACCTGTTACTGTTTTACCAGCTAATGGATTTTCGCCATAAGGTCATGCTTGAATATTTTGAACCGGCAAAAAAAGCCTCGAATGATGAAGAAATTAAGAAGCTTCTAGAAATGATACAAAATTCGCAAACGAAATTAACGGATATGCTTGAATACTATGTTCATTTTTTCAGAGGAATGTTTGAATTTGAACAAAGAAATTATTTGAGTGCCATTGCTTATTACCGTTCAGCAGAAAAAAAGCTCAATCTGATATCAGATGATATAGAGAGAGCGGAATTTTATTTTAAATTAGCAGAAATATACTACCACATGAAACAAACCCACTTTTCGATGCACTATGCTTTGCAAGCGTTAGATACGTATTCGGCCTACAGAACGTACACGCTGAGAATCATCCATTGTGAATTTGTCATTGGTGCAAACTATGATGATTTGAAATGTTATGATCATGCATTGCCCTACTTTAAAAATGCTCTTAAGCGAGCACGCTCAATTGGAAATCCCCGAGTAATAGGTTCGGCCCTTTTCAACTTAGGTAACTGCTATTACCAAATGAATGACCTTGTTACGGCAAGTCGTTATCTGAGGGACTCTCTTGAAGTGTTTGAAAAGGAGAATTTAACCCACCTGAATCGCTCTTTAGACCCATTATTTATGCTGACACAAATCCTGTTTAAACAAAAACAAAAAGAAGAGTCGTTAACCCTCTATCAAAAAGGTATGATGAAAGCCTGTGAATTAGAAGATGAAATATACGTCTGTAAATTCCAGTTTTTAAAAGCATTATACGTTGATACAGAAATAAAGATCATAGACGATACATTAGACCTGTTGGAGGACAAGCGTTTATACCCTGATATTGAAGAATTGGCCCTTGATGCTGCTCATTATTATAATGAGCTCGGACTGTTCGAAGCATCTACTCGTTTTTACGAAAGGAAAATTCAAGCAATCTCAAAAATTCAAAATGGAGGTCATTTATATGAAAATGAGTTTGATAGTTCTTTTATTGGCAGCAACTGCAGGATTGTCGGTCATGAGTCAGCAGCAATCTGAAGAGAGTCACATGGAGCTGGCGGGCAGACATCATACAACAGTAGTGACTATCGTATAAGTTAGTCAAGTGAAAGAGGGGACGAACAAAGGTTCAAACTCCTCTTTCATTTTTATTGAATACAAACTTCTTAAGAAATGTCTGAACCTCTTGCTCATAAGCTTCCTTATTTTCGCTATAAGACATCGCATGCGCACCGTGTGGCGCAATAAATAACTGTTTATCGCCTTTTTTACGTGCATATAGCTTTTGGCTCTGTTCACAGGGGATATAGTCGTCATGGCGGCTATGAATGAATAGAACAGGTTCTTTCACTTGATCAATGACATCAAGCGGGGCTACTTGCCGAATGCGGTACCCGTCTCGCCATTTTAACACGTAATCACTTAGCGGGAGAATCCAATTGCCTGATAGGCGAAAGTCCATCTTTAACCTATAAATCAACTGCTCTTCAAGAGAAGCAAAAGGACAGTCAGCAATGTAAAAATTTGCGTTTGCTTCGGGCTTTGCAGCGTATAACAAGGTAGTGACTGCGCCCATTGATTCACCATGTATGCCAATCGTGGCATCAGATCCAAGCCTTTTTCTCAGCCACTCAATGACCTGCGCCAAATCTTCTTTTTCATAATACCCATAACTTGTGGTTTTTCCTCCACTCATTCCATGCCTTCTGTGATCATAAAGCAGCACATTCCAGCCGAGTTTTTGAAATAATGTCATATATTTGACTGAATTGATTAGGCTGACTGTGACGCCGTGACAAAGCACGATTGTACGTTTTGTATGTGGAAACGGGACAAAGTAGCCATGAAGATCATAACCAAAGGATGAGGGGATACAAACTTTTTCTTTTTTTAGCTGATTAAACTCATGGTGTTGATAATGTCCTTCATCTGTCTCTCGCTTGACTAACTCTTCATCCGTTAATTTACGAATATACATCAATTTATTGGTGAAGAAAATGCCTATTGCGACAAAAGGGAATGGTAATAAGGCGAGTGCTACAATCCATTTCTTCTTCAAGCTAATTCTTCCTTTCTATCGATTTTCCTATAAAGATCATACCACATATTGGGAAGGTGTCGTGCTCTTGATCAGCGAATGAAACGGATGATACACTAGGGCAAAAAGAGAGAGACAGACATGAAAAAGACAAACCAAGATCAAGCAAAACGAAAGGACGGCATAAATGAAGATCTAAAACATAAACTCCTTCAAATGAAATAAGAGCTTGCAAGAGAAACAGAAAAAAGAGAAGCAAAAAAGAGTCAAGATATGCTTCGTCAGCAGAGAGAAAAAATAAAAGCTTTTCGCAGCTATTAGACGAAAGCAATGTAGATTGGAAAAAAAGACCACATGAGTGATCTCTTTTTACATTGTTTTCAAGCGGTGAGTTTCATATATAGTCTGCTTTGTGTAGTATTTTAATGCTTTTAATTCTTGCTCACTTAAAGAACGTGCATTTGCCGCAGCAACATTTTCTTTTAGCTGCTTAAGAGAACTAGCACCGAATACAACGGAGCTCACAGCAGAATGCTTTAAGAGATATTGGATCGAAAGCTCAGTCAGTGTTAGGTCATAAGCGACGCATTTTAAAGAAGGGATGAGCTGCTCGAGTTCTTCAAATGAGTACGCAAGATAGCCATTTTTTTGAATGGATGCACTGGCGTGAGCAAGTGGTTTTTCAGTTAAAAGCCCTTTCGCAAGAGGACCTCTCGCGACAACACTAATGCTTTGTTCTTCAAGGAGAGAGAGCCATTCTTCTGGACGTCGGTCTAGTAAGCTAAATTGCATCATGACACTGACAATGTTCGATTTTTTAGCATATTCTTTAATGACGTTTGGACGAATGGATGATATGCCGTAATACCGAATCACCCCTTCTTCCACTAATTCTTCAAAAGCTTCGATTGTTTCGTCAATTGGGTCTTGGATGGTACCGCCATGCAATTGATATAAATCAATATAATCTGTCTGAAGTCGCTTGAGGCTCTGTTTTACGGCCTCTTTTATGTACGCTTTTGAAGGATCCCAATCCCAACCCGGCTTTCCTTTTACAAAGCGGTTTCCAACTTTTGTCGACAAAATAAGATCTTG includes the following:
- a CDS encoding DNA polymerase IV, with the translated sequence MNERAILLVDMQSFYASVEKIEAPHLEHVPLIVSGDPKRRSGVVLAACPLAKKRGVQNASRLWEAQEKCPEAVVVRPRMQRYLDVSVMITELLEQYTDLVEPYSIDEQFLDITGSLTLLGSPRDIAQNIQTTIMNQTGIYARVGIGPNKVLAKMACDHFAKKNTSGIYELSSDRIAADLWPLPIGKLFGVGKRMEHHLKRMGISTIGTLATYPLDRLKKRWGINGELLQRTALGHDPSPVTVHTHDQQKAIGHHMTLPHDYSSFEEIKVALLELSEEVARRARFKHYLGQTVSVGVRGADFSHPTGFHRQIKLHSPTQYGVDIAEAAIQLCQQHWDGQPIRRVGITLSQLKPDNEYQLTLFDHHLKKDKLSKVFDEIHFKYGPASLLHASSLTTAGQAYHRAEKIGGHYK
- a CDS encoding YfmQ family protein, translating into MVWVVSSLVVFSLLKLLVTSLPSGVVERLLSRFAVHAKVTGDQTNITFQGRPIGDQQKSEIIQHFNEAIFIERYYIYPGDEKRFLQPNDGPTPLMMQTKLGKQDVTLYLFHYDDHVDVVRQYTHKPKKKLTAYRLRSEPLQTFHTMAHT
- a CDS encoding iron-sulfur cluster biosynthesis family protein, producing MYIQITESAASFIEKRQAEHETNELLLRYDSDGCGCAVSGVPMIWFTSERTGEWEELKHNQSFKLYIHIAQKVFFDEEMTIDFNEKANTLMLKSPQQILSPRMGILVK
- a CDS encoding YqkC family protein translates to MDQKLKVIQNTAQNKTWVSFLNNNHPYSLLHWSIGGMDSVKKDVWLLQDEVTFETEEFPTLELAVNWIKENMEQVTDVL
- a CDS encoding alpha/beta hydrolase encodes the protein MKKKWIVALALLPFPFVAIGIFFTNKLMYIRKLTDEELVKRETDEGHYQHHEFNQLKKEKVCIPSSFGYDLHGYFVPFPHTKRTIVLCHGVTVSLINSVKYMTLFQKLGWNVLLYDHRRHGMSGGKTTSYGYYEKEDLAQVIEWLRKRLGSDATIGIHGESMGAVTTLLYAAKPEANANFYIADCPFASLEEQLIYRLKMDFRLSGNWILPLSDYVLKWRDGYRIRQVAPLDVIDQVKEPVLFIHSRHDDYIPCEQSQKLYARKKGDKQLFIAPHGAHAMSYSENKEAYEQEVQTFLKKFVFNKNERGV
- a CDS encoding DUF3886 domain-containing protein, producing MRACKRNRKKRSKKESRYASSAERKNKSFSQLLDESNVDWKKRPHE
- a CDS encoding aldo/keto reductase, which gives rise to MKKRRIGTSDLLVSEAALGCMSLGTEKEKAFSLLDEAIDLGINYLDTADLYDFGTNEEIVGEAIKNRRQDLILSTKVGNRFVKGKPGWDWDPSKAYIKEAVKQSLKRLQTDYIDLYQLHGGTIQDPIDETIEAFEELVEEGVIRYYGISSIRPNVIKEYAKKSNIVSVMMQFSLLDRRPEEWLSLLEEQSISVVARGPLAKGLLTEKPLAHASASIQKNGYLAYSFEELEQLIPSLKCVAYDLTLTELSIQYLLKHSAVSSVVFGASSLKQLKENVAAANARSLSEQELKALKYYTKQTIYETHRLKTM